The following are from one region of the Paenibacillus bovis genome:
- a CDS encoding amidohydrolase family protein produces the protein MKIIDAHVHFSEIESFHETARTLASIDYSTEGLLAEFARSNVVAGVGMGVTETKPGAFPDQAAANPMLLNLNDRMPENLFTCVGINPETLHLEGQLEALEHSLQSDSVVGIKLYAGYYHYNVGDAIYDPVYRLARQYRLPIVIHGGLTYADSGLLKYSHPLSMEETFLKYRDITFMLCHLGDPWVMDTAALLEKNPNLYADLSGWIVGDTAKVQRLMGEQTYVDHFRRAIVFAEKYDRLVFGTDWPLVPLDAYIAFVKNLIPEKHWEDVFYHNALTVFPKVKQWVEA, from the coding sequence ATGAAGATTATCGATGCACATGTCCATTTTTCGGAAATCGAGTCTTTTCATGAGACTGCACGCACGCTGGCTTCAATCGACTACAGTACAGAGGGGCTGCTGGCTGAATTTGCCCGTTCCAACGTGGTTGCGGGTGTAGGCATGGGGGTTACAGAGACGAAACCCGGTGCATTCCCGGATCAAGCCGCGGCTAATCCGATGCTGCTCAATCTGAATGACCGGATGCCGGAGAATTTGTTTACCTGTGTAGGCATTAATCCGGAGACGCTGCATCTGGAAGGACAACTGGAAGCACTGGAACACTCCCTGCAGTCCGATTCGGTCGTCGGTATCAAGCTGTATGCCGGCTATTATCACTATAATGTGGGCGACGCTATCTATGATCCGGTCTATCGACTGGCTCGTCAGTACAGACTGCCGATCGTGATTCATGGCGGATTAACCTACGCGGATAGCGGCTTGCTCAAATACTCGCATCCGCTGTCGATGGAAGAGACCTTCCTGAAGTATCGGGATATTACATTCATGCTCTGCCATCTGGGCGATCCGTGGGTAATGGATACAGCTGCTTTGCTGGAAAAGAACCCTAATCTGTATGCCGATCTGTCCGGCTGGATCGTGGGCGATACCGCCAAAGTGCAGCGTCTGATGGGTGAACAGACGTATGTGGATCATTTCCGGCGTGCGATTGTATTTGCGGAAAAGTATGATCGGCTTGTATTCGGTACCGACTGGCCGTTGGTACCGCTGGACGCGTATATTGCCTTTGTGAAAAATCTGATTCCCGAGAAACATTGGGAGGATGTATTTTACCATAATGCACTGACTGTTTTTCCAAAAGTAAAACAGTGGGTGGAAGCCTGA
- a CDS encoding GNAT family N-acetyltransferase has translation MNQANDIRIVEYEPRYAASIADMWNASHESWGGDSAIQTEQMILKEHHNSTHLHVFLAVNGEEVVGYCSFSHYKEDAGALYIPLLNVRPDYHGRKVGKRLVLHAVQQTITLGWPRLDLYTWPGNVKAVPTYKKAGFFWEKRDDTTHLINLIPSVLQTPAVRHYFDRIDWYTDSTRTIDTSPDGRQEYGFDYFTYEWKKDDIYLRMEYERTGRGLRLIETEDYLIQASIPAAHRLPFGSSYPIQYEIINKTGKPLSVEVQAKGNPAIDFELQASTVVTSREVIEGSFHIQPITEEQNPFQTHPVVEAEVLINGLPAVFKIGVEPRFPVRLKLQAPHRNLYAGEKVELELSVENEQHADYTYYIEWPESTLLSFQESTIAIDVPANSRRSIKVYAKLLDYGIWHHQISIYNDTNRTANSKVLDQYISLVLPGVTNAFGGETSEEWTICNGLYSARLNKQSNNLDLYEGNKIKTKLYPPKFGLPYSNEFHKDRAVSVTFREEDAMIMEAQYEFTSYSLLLTTIVKVHRNGLISRHHQVQMQEDAEARTEPLLLKERFDFSLENSILPYRNRYIHTSEGPDAASVDYWETSEFTENWIFAQDKQSSLGVTWPAELPLLLEIWQYAIEHPIHHAAGAVIETSPLQLAIGTWNKWQDFRTFALQQGTSERLSAQPSLELFLNSGNPFAAQAPELNIVEHKNTVLDGHIYVSSHHGSIQEQLNVSAEESVQQYSTQLSLPAGQEMELVHVHLDMDTYEIKYARALFPVLSSNKVDSRIVQTEQGDVHTVHNGVLQFQVNTSFAPTLFSLQHHGVEWLDSSYPKPGPRSWLNPWFGGIHLQVRGLADANLQNEERQVDFVDVRDQFGNLWSGIRITIHIRHNLKFKGLSVEQYYVTQPGVPVLATFARIDQCTGTSLFPLAIQCFNFYKASEDLLDTRAHFRNEAGESVTYKAGRVQYDEQSTSQIIRYTSAERQQQLTWVAHPEASYSGVFLNTHFAAALAIDNLYLYDQQQADNRPQFHIISDVPIPDEALTDLRNIRFGEVIHSSGSINTAGTDVDVERSVT, from the coding sequence ATGAATCAAGCCAACGACATCCGTATTGTAGAGTACGAACCACGCTATGCCGCTTCGATCGCGGATATGTGGAATGCCAGCCATGAGAGCTGGGGAGGCGATAGCGCCATACAAACCGAGCAGATGATTCTCAAAGAGCACCATAACAGCACCCACCTGCATGTATTTCTTGCAGTAAATGGCGAAGAGGTCGTAGGCTACTGCAGCTTTTCCCATTACAAAGAAGATGCCGGCGCACTCTATATCCCACTGCTGAATGTACGTCCGGATTATCATGGACGCAAAGTAGGCAAACGACTCGTACTGCATGCGGTACAGCAAACGATCACACTCGGTTGGCCCCGGCTGGATCTGTACACATGGCCAGGGAATGTCAAAGCCGTCCCGACCTACAAGAAAGCAGGATTCTTCTGGGAGAAACGCGATGACACAACGCATCTGATCAATCTGATTCCTTCGGTACTGCAGACACCGGCAGTCCGCCATTATTTTGACCGGATCGATTGGTATACAGACAGTACGCGAACCATTGATACAAGCCCGGATGGACGACAAGAGTATGGATTCGATTATTTTACTTATGAATGGAAAAAGGATGACATCTATCTGCGCATGGAATATGAACGTACCGGCCGTGGATTGCGTCTGATCGAGACCGAAGACTATCTGATCCAGGCATCGATTCCTGCAGCGCATCGCCTGCCGTTTGGCAGCAGTTATCCGATCCAGTACGAGATTATTAACAAGACCGGCAAGCCGCTGTCTGTTGAAGTACAAGCAAAAGGCAATCCGGCTATTGATTTTGAACTACAAGCCTCTACAGTTGTCACTTCCCGCGAAGTCATCGAAGGAAGTTTCCATATTCAACCAATCACAGAAGAGCAAAATCCATTTCAGACGCATCCGGTCGTGGAAGCGGAAGTACTTATTAATGGACTGCCTGCTGTATTCAAGATCGGTGTAGAACCCCGTTTCCCTGTACGATTGAAGCTGCAGGCACCACACCGTAATCTGTATGCAGGCGAAAAGGTTGAATTGGAGCTCAGTGTCGAAAACGAACAACATGCTGACTACACCTATTATATCGAGTGGCCAGAAAGTACACTGCTATCTTTTCAGGAATCAACTATTGCTATCGATGTTCCTGCGAACTCCCGGCGCTCGATCAAAGTATACGCAAAATTGCTGGATTACGGGATCTGGCATCATCAGATTTCTATATATAACGATACCAACCGCACCGCCAATTCCAAAGTGCTGGATCAATACATAAGCCTTGTCCTACCTGGAGTCACGAATGCTTTTGGCGGTGAGACTTCCGAAGAATGGACCATCTGTAACGGTCTATACAGCGCACGCTTGAACAAACAGAGCAATAATCTGGACCTGTACGAAGGCAATAAAATAAAGACGAAACTATATCCACCCAAGTTTGGTCTGCCCTACAGTAATGAATTTCATAAAGATCGTGCAGTGTCTGTAACTTTCCGCGAAGAAGATGCGATGATTATGGAAGCGCAGTACGAGTTCACTTCTTATTCACTGCTGCTGACTACAATAGTCAAGGTACACCGCAATGGTCTGATCAGTCGCCATCACCAGGTGCAAATGCAGGAAGATGCCGAAGCCCGTACAGAACCACTGCTTTTAAAAGAACGTTTTGATTTCTCTCTGGAAAATAGCATTCTGCCCTATCGTAATCGTTATATCCATACCTCCGAAGGACCGGATGCTGCTTCTGTTGACTATTGGGAGACCAGTGAATTCACGGAGAATTGGATATTCGCGCAGGACAAGCAATCATCGCTGGGGGTCACCTGGCCAGCTGAACTTCCACTACTGCTCGAAATATGGCAGTATGCCATTGAGCATCCTATCCATCATGCAGCTGGGGCTGTTATAGAGACTTCGCCTCTTCAGCTGGCTATCGGTACATGGAATAAATGGCAGGATTTCCGTACATTTGCGCTGCAGCAGGGGACATCAGAACGATTGTCTGCGCAACCGTCACTGGAGCTGTTCCTAAATAGCGGCAACCCATTTGCTGCCCAAGCTCCCGAATTGAACATTGTAGAGCATAAAAACACGGTATTGGATGGCCATATTTATGTCTCTTCCCACCATGGAAGTATACAAGAACAGCTGAATGTATCGGCTGAAGAAAGTGTGCAGCAGTACAGTACGCAGCTGTCCCTGCCTGCCGGGCAGGAAATGGAATTGGTTCATGTACATCTGGATATGGACACGTATGAGATTAAATATGCGCGGGCATTGTTCCCGGTACTATCATCAAACAAGGTCGACTCCCGTATTGTACAAACCGAACAGGGCGATGTTCATACCGTTCATAACGGTGTACTGCAATTTCAGGTGAATACTTCCTTTGCACCGACCCTGTTCTCGCTGCAGCATCATGGGGTGGAATGGTTGGATTCCTCGTATCCGAAGCCTGGTCCGCGTTCATGGCTGAATCCATGGTTTGGCGGTATCCATTTACAGGTGCGGGGACTGGCAGACGCGAATTTGCAGAATGAGGAACGTCAGGTCGATTTCGTAGACGTACGGGATCAGTTCGGCAATTTGTGGTCCGGTATTCGCATTACTATTCATATTCGGCATAACCTCAAATTTAAAGGATTGTCGGTGGAACAGTATTATGTGACACAGCCGGGTGTGCCGGTACTGGCAACCTTTGCCCGAATCGATCAATGCACCGGTACTTCCTTGTTCCCACTGGCTATTCAATGCTTTAACTTTTACAAAGCTAGCGAGGATCTGCTGGATACTCGTGCGCATTTTCGTAATGAAGCGGGTGAATCGGTTACCTACAAAGCAGGAAGAGTGCAGTACGATGAGCAGTCTACAAGCCAAATCATTCGTTACACTTCAGCCGAACGACAGCAGCAACTTACCTGGGTTGCACATCCAGAAGCTTCTTACAGCGGAGTATTTCTAAATACGCATTTTGCAGCAGCACTGGCGATTGACAATCTGTATCTATATGATCAGCAGCAGGCAGATAACCGGCCGCAGTTCCACATCATCTCGGATGTGCCTATTCCGGACGAGGCATTAACGGATCTGCGCAATATCCGCTTTGGTGAAGTTATACACTCATCCGGCTCCATAAATACTGCTGGCACAGATGTAGATGTAGAAAGGAGTGTAACATGA
- a CDS encoding serine hydrolase domain-containing protein produces MHNLTQLEEVVNVAVEEIAFSGCIQLYQHGRLLLEVSSEWRNRAEQLPNERHTRFGIASGCKIFTAVAICQLIEQGRLTTETRLQDCLSIPFPHFDPEITLHHLLTHTSGIPDYFDEDVMDNFEELWKDHPVYQMRSLQDFVPLFADQQMKFTPGAQFHYNNAGFIVLGLVVEQQSGIDFTEYVQKHIFDACGMNKSGYFAADRLPPNTALGYIYDKVGSWRTNIFSIPVRGGADGGAYTNGPDMHKFWQGLITHQLIGKEMTERLLSAHVHCNDDEDYYGYGIWMTRRKAQPFKFHLMGYDPGVSFNSSVYEEDGMILIITSNEDQGPYIITEAIESVLYPMHTTEID; encoded by the coding sequence ATGCACAACCTTACACAGCTTGAAGAAGTAGTAAATGTAGCTGTAGAAGAAATTGCTTTTTCAGGTTGTATTCAGTTGTACCAACATGGTCGGCTGCTACTGGAAGTTTCGTCAGAATGGCGGAATCGGGCAGAGCAGCTCCCGAATGAACGACATACACGCTTTGGGATAGCTTCAGGCTGCAAGATATTTACAGCTGTAGCGATCTGTCAGCTGATAGAGCAAGGCCGGCTGACCACAGAGACTCGGTTGCAGGATTGTTTGTCTATTCCGTTTCCTCATTTTGATCCCGAGATTACATTACATCATTTATTGACGCATACTTCGGGTATACCAGATTATTTTGATGAAGACGTTATGGATAATTTTGAAGAACTATGGAAGGATCATCCGGTATACCAAATGCGTTCACTTCAGGATTTTGTACCTTTGTTTGCTGACCAGCAGATGAAGTTCACACCAGGCGCACAATTTCACTACAACAATGCTGGCTTTATCGTACTCGGGCTGGTCGTTGAACAGCAAAGCGGCATAGATTTTACAGAATATGTACAAAAGCATATTTTTGATGCTTGCGGGATGAATAAATCAGGTTATTTTGCTGCTGATCGTCTGCCGCCCAACACAGCGCTGGGATATATCTATGACAAAGTCGGTTCTTGGCGCACGAATATCTTTTCTATTCCGGTGAGAGGTGGTGCAGATGGAGGTGCTTATACGAATGGCCCGGATATGCACAAATTCTGGCAGGGGCTGATCACTCATCAGTTGATCGGAAAGGAAATGACAGAGCGATTACTGAGCGCACATGTCCACTGTAATGATGATGAAGATTATTATGGATACGGGATATGGATGACTCGCAGAAAAGCTCAGCCTTTTAAATTTCATCTTATGGGATACGATCCAGGGGTCAGCTTCAATTCTTCCGTATATGAAGAAGATGGAATGATACTGATCATTACTTCTAATGAAGATCAGGGACCATACATAATAACCGAAGCAATAGAATCGGTGTTGTATCCGATGCATACAACAGAGATAGATTAA
- a CDS encoding AraC family transcriptional regulator — protein sequence MEKFIYKQSAGITALSASITDFTYKRHSHQEYAMGVTLRGIQHFTMDGSLQLSHQNGVMLFNPEQAHDGMAHDRTGLDYVMLYIDPPLLLEAMEKKEVMRFAAPIVYDQTLKQRIIALSNAILSEKEEALCSELLVLLTDGLAETNLSTSYKADNGMLRAAKHMIHDNLETVLRLEEICGELGLSKFQFIRFFKMHTGISPYQYFLNCKIERAKRLIEKNRDIYSAVAECGFVDLAHLNKHFKSVYGTTAFEYMTHLG from the coding sequence GTGGAGAAGTTCATTTACAAACAATCGGCTGGTATCACGGCGCTATCTGCGAGTATTACTGATTTTACGTACAAACGCCATTCCCATCAGGAATATGCGATGGGTGTTACACTACGGGGAATCCAGCATTTTACGATGGACGGCAGTCTGCAGCTGTCTCATCAGAACGGTGTGATGCTGTTTAATCCCGAGCAGGCGCATGACGGTATGGCACATGATCGCACAGGACTGGATTATGTGATGTTGTATATCGATCCGCCACTGCTGCTAGAAGCCATGGAGAAAAAGGAAGTCATGCGCTTTGCTGCGCCGATCGTATATGATCAGACGCTCAAACAGCGGATTATCGCACTGTCGAACGCTATTTTGAGTGAAAAAGAGGAAGCTCTTTGCAGTGAGCTACTCGTGTTGCTGACAGACGGACTAGCAGAAACCAATCTATCTACCAGCTACAAGGCAGACAATGGCATGCTTCGGGCAGCCAAGCACATGATCCACGACAATCTGGAAACCGTACTGCGGCTGGAGGAAATCTGTGGAGAACTGGGATTGTCCAAATTCCAGTTTATTCGTTTCTTCAAAATGCATACGGGAATCTCGCCATATCAGTACTTTTTGAATTGCAAAATTGAACGCGCCAAGCGATTGATCGAGAAGAATCGTGATATCTACTCAGCGGTAGCAGAGTGTGGATTTGTAGATCTGGCGCATTTGAACAAGCATTTCAAAAGTGTATATGGGACAACAGCATTTGAATATATGACTCATCTTGGTTAA
- a CDS encoding LysE family translocator — MYCFIVTFTPGPSNIIILSISQKEGTAQALRYTYGATLAFGLLLTASALLSGILAVILPKILIGMQMIGSLYMLYLAYQISRKSKSSASSTSDGMGTFRSGFITQFVNPKVILFTMTVIPTFIIPYNPQVTGLMAGVIGITCIGFLAYATWVMFGTIFKQFLQRHQRIANWVMTLFLIYAAIMLWI, encoded by the coding sequence TTGTATTGCTTTATCGTTACCTTCACACCCGGACCGAGCAACATTATCATTCTCTCCATTTCGCAAAAGGAAGGAACTGCCCAAGCACTTCGTTACACATATGGTGCCACATTGGCATTCGGATTACTGTTAACAGCGTCGGCACTGCTCAGCGGTATACTGGCAGTCATTTTGCCCAAAATCCTGATCGGGATGCAGATGATCGGCAGCCTGTATATGCTATATCTGGCATACCAGATTTCACGCAAGTCGAAATCTTCTGCATCCAGTACATCCGATGGAATGGGTACATTTCGCTCCGGCTTTATTACCCAGTTCGTCAATCCCAAGGTGATCCTGTTTACGATGACGGTTATTCCGACCTTTATCATTCCGTATAATCCGCAGGTTACCGGACTGATGGCAGGTGTGATAGGCATTACCTGTATTGGATTTCTTGCCTATGCAACATGGGTGATGTTTGGTACAATTTTTAAACAGTTTTTGCAGCGGCATCAGCGGATCGCCAATTGGGTGATGACTCTGTTTCTGATCTATGCGGCCATCATGCTATGGATATAA
- a CDS encoding aldo/keto reductase, with translation MTTENLNAAASGTFKIGGDLEVNRLGYGSMQLTGKGVWGDPKDPDEAVRVLQRAVELGVNFIDTADSYGPFVAEQLIRKALHPYTDGLIIATKAGLTRSGPDDWRPVGRPEYLRQQAELSLRNLGLERIDLFQLHRIDPKVPLEEQLGELEKLRQEGKIRHIGLSEVDVEQLQEASKITKIASVQNLYNLSTRKSEDLLNEAEKQNIAFIPWFPLATGKLAREGGPLDEISKKLNAKPAQVALAWLLRRSPVILPIPGTSTVSHLDENIEAANLQLSDEDFATLDKLSEQE, from the coding sequence ATGACAACCGAAAACCTGAATGCAGCCGCTTCCGGAACGTTCAAGATTGGCGGCGATCTGGAAGTTAATCGTCTTGGTTATGGAAGTATGCAATTGACCGGCAAAGGAGTATGGGGAGATCCCAAAGATCCCGATGAAGCGGTACGTGTATTACAACGGGCGGTAGAACTGGGTGTTAATTTTATCGATACGGCAGACTCCTACGGTCCGTTTGTAGCCGAACAACTAATCCGTAAAGCGCTGCATCCCTATACAGATGGATTGATTATTGCAACCAAAGCAGGACTGACCCGTTCCGGCCCGGATGACTGGCGTCCTGTTGGCCGTCCGGAATATTTGCGGCAGCAGGCGGAACTGAGCTTGCGGAACCTGGGGCTGGAGCGAATCGATCTTTTCCAACTGCACCGCATCGACCCCAAAGTGCCGCTGGAAGAGCAGCTTGGCGAATTGGAAAAGCTGCGCCAGGAAGGCAAAATTCGCCACATCGGTCTGAGTGAGGTTGATGTAGAGCAGCTACAGGAAGCCAGCAAAATTACCAAAATTGCTTCCGTGCAAAACCTGTACAATCTATCTACCCGCAAATCAGAAGATTTACTTAACGAAGCGGAAAAACAAAATATTGCCTTTATCCCATGGTTCCCGCTCGCAACCGGTAAACTCGCCCGCGAAGGTGGTCCGCTGGACGAAATCTCCAAAAAGCTGAATGCCAAACCGGCCCAGGTCGCACTTGCCTGGCTGCTGCGCCGCTCTCCGGTCATTCTGCCGATTCCAGGCACATCGACCGTATCCCATCTGGATGAAAATATTGAAGCAGCGAATTTGCAGCTGAGCGATGAAGACTTTGCTACACTGGACAAGCTTTCTGAACAGGAATAA
- a CDS encoding HEAT repeat domain-containing protein, which produces MASESMRYTSYTRRHMDIIQSGVESIREFLEKESQQEKQNLVFCMDRFLDPWFGYDLPYTDQIILLLQQHLFIEESSDIQMDILDLLCQYGQHNLDILAQHIGKLEPDLQAAPADPSKLELLANALYALGLTYNRKYIPVVAAYESYDNPVIQKAAIEALHELHQAKS; this is translated from the coding sequence ATGGCTTCTGAATCTATGCGATATACCAGCTACACCAGGCGGCACATGGATATCATCCAATCTGGTGTTGAGAGTATCAGAGAATTTTTGGAAAAGGAAAGCCAGCAGGAAAAGCAGAATCTGGTGTTTTGCATGGATCGGTTTCTTGATCCTTGGTTTGGTTACGATCTTCCTTATACTGATCAGATTATTCTTTTGCTGCAGCAGCACTTATTCATAGAGGAATCTTCCGATATCCAAATGGATATTCTGGATTTGCTATGTCAATATGGTCAGCATAATCTGGATATTCTGGCACAGCATATTGGAAAGTTAGAACCGGATCTTCAAGCCGCTCCTGCAGACCCTTCCAAACTGGAGCTATTAGCCAATGCTTTATATGCACTGGGGCTTACTTATAATCGCAAATATATCCCGGTTGTCGCAGCGTATGAATCCTATGACAATCCGGTCATTCAAAAAGCTGCTATCGAAGCACTACATGAGCTACATCAGGCCAAATCATGA
- a CDS encoding TerD family protein, producing MNIQNVDTAALLQIMNPVFLRRSQKIILPPAGTLTKRLPADRSVLAALLKNIESLGYTFSAQLTLAAESLNQEQMVTLYETILPVLQKILGAHVQHRPMYPNFPDEVMEASEVELYLNAVLHYTHGLLPNTEVKKRPLSLDHKKLKVIDLGTEQQFTQMMRSLAGANGSLSDEDKADLATALTYIPDIDDILPDEIPYKENAAWIASVLLTQKRASTERLSRYFRTATDVLRLAAGLSGLDTSLYWAKRIPQLTQPFQNIYNMNQGMNVQVTPDQQTAPVYHFRKFKRAERRFLLGLLEKTSQPLEDMVLYRELWKRLGEILHPGEMRNQYPHAFEAFTRLRREKHIPTFRSEVEQGLYHRDAAVIARLASRPGELARRLDLLLRSQPQAAEEILNSFNSVISQIAVPLLLQLMAHFKHRNEHRDYRVFFPKGNMGKAVAIYNHLPSLNTAWSAEIVQQIEKELRTRFADRPALGRVYIDPVLAKVPVPFSQRSASQSLRPLPRGSRVAMPSGETVRLFCWWTNLRTGEKNQRRVDVDLSLVLMDEDWNPVETLAFYNLKESYGVHSGDITDAGKEGASEFIDLHIQAVREATKARYAMMQVACFTGQAFAELPECFAGFMMRTYSQTGKIYDPRTVETRFDLTVEAQQAVPLALDLEKREMIWMDAVLKNRSFAITAEQNMSGMQLLGHAFADLHKTTLIELFTLHGESRGTLVDSIEEADTVFAMEEGITPYHTDVILSEYL from the coding sequence ATGAATATCCAGAATGTCGATACAGCTGCATTACTTCAGATAATGAATCCTGTTTTTCTGCGGCGTAGTCAAAAGATCATACTGCCACCTGCTGGAACGTTAACCAAACGACTGCCCGCCGATCGAAGCGTACTCGCTGCGCTGCTTAAAAATATCGAGAGTCTAGGATATACCTTTTCAGCACAACTCACCCTGGCAGCCGAATCCCTGAATCAGGAACAGATGGTTACTCTATATGAGACGATCCTGCCAGTACTGCAAAAAATACTCGGAGCACATGTACAGCATCGTCCGATGTATCCTAATTTCCCCGATGAGGTAATGGAAGCCTCTGAAGTAGAACTATATCTGAATGCAGTACTTCACTATACGCATGGTCTACTGCCAAATACAGAAGTCAAGAAACGCCCTTTGAGCCTGGATCACAAAAAGCTGAAAGTGATTGATCTTGGCACAGAGCAGCAGTTCACTCAAATGATGCGCAGTCTTGCCGGTGCCAACGGTTCATTGTCCGACGAGGACAAAGCTGATCTGGCCACTGCATTGACTTATATACCTGATATAGATGATATTCTGCCCGATGAGATTCCTTATAAGGAAAATGCCGCATGGATCGCATCCGTATTGCTGACACAGAAGCGGGCGAGCACAGAGCGATTATCCCGTTACTTCCGGACAGCAACCGATGTACTGCGTCTGGCAGCAGGATTATCGGGATTGGATACCAGTCTGTACTGGGCCAAGCGAATTCCGCAGCTAACGCAGCCTTTTCAGAATATATACAATATGAACCAGGGTATGAATGTGCAGGTGACTCCTGATCAGCAGACAGCACCCGTCTACCATTTTCGCAAATTCAAGCGGGCAGAGCGTCGTTTTCTGCTCGGATTACTGGAAAAAACATCGCAGCCACTTGAAGATATGGTATTGTACCGGGAATTGTGGAAGCGTCTCGGCGAGATTCTGCATCCTGGTGAAATGCGTAATCAGTATCCTCATGCCTTCGAGGCATTTACACGGCTGCGCCGGGAAAAACATATTCCCACATTTCGCAGTGAAGTAGAGCAGGGACTGTATCACCGGGACGCAGCAGTTATCGCGAGACTGGCTTCACGTCCAGGCGAACTCGCACGCCGACTTGACCTGCTGCTTCGTTCCCAGCCGCAGGCAGCCGAAGAGATATTGAATTCTTTTAATTCTGTGATTAGCCAGATAGCGGTACCGTTATTACTGCAGCTGATGGCTCATTTCAAGCACCGTAATGAGCATCGCGATTATCGGGTCTTTTTCCCGAAAGGCAATATGGGCAAGGCTGTTGCCATATATAATCATCTGCCGTCTCTGAATACGGCATGGTCTGCAGAAATTGTACAGCAGATTGAAAAGGAACTCCGAACACGCTTTGCAGACCGGCCGGCACTGGGCCGAGTCTATATTGATCCGGTATTGGCTAAAGTTCCGGTACCATTCTCCCAGCGATCTGCCAGTCAATCGCTTCGTCCGCTGCCACGCGGCAGCCGGGTAGCTATGCCAAGCGGAGAGACAGTACGGCTATTCTGCTGGTGGACCAATCTTCGTACGGGTGAAAAGAATCAGCGCCGAGTCGACGTCGATCTATCCCTCGTGTTAATGGATGAAGATTGGAATCCTGTCGAGACTCTCGCATTTTATAATCTCAAGGAATCGTATGGGGTACACAGCGGTGATATTACAGATGCAGGCAAAGAGGGCGCTTCCGAATTTATCGATCTGCACATCCAGGCTGTACGGGAGGCAACAAAAGCTCGCTATGCGATGATGCAGGTGGCTTGCTTTACCGGTCAGGCATTTGCCGAACTGCCGGAATGTTTTGCCGGATTCATGATGCGAACCTACAGCCAGACCGGCAAGATCTATGACCCACGCACCGTGGAGACCCGGTTCGATCTGACTGTCGAAGCCCAGCAAGCTGTTCCACTGGCGCTCGATCTGGAAAAGCGTGAAATGATCTGGATGGATGCGGTCCTCAAAAATCGAAGCTTTGCTATTACCGCCGAGCAGAACATGAGCGGCATGCAGCTGCTCGGACATGCCTTTGCCGATTTGCACAAAACAACGCTGATAGAACTATTCACGCTGCATGGCGAATCGCGCGGTACTCTGGTGGATTCCATAGAAGAAGCGGATACTGTGTTTGCTATGGAAGAGGGAATAACGCCTTATCATACGGATGTAATTCTGAGCGAATATCTTTGA
- a CDS encoding NAD(P)-dependent oxidoreductase, with translation MKIAVIGATGATGRKVVERALDSGHEVIAVARRPETIASTVRLSVRQGNVLDRTSITNALADTDVVISCLGPTGNFPQGIVTSEGISNIRKNFSPGTTMSVGITNILAACESKGVKRFVMQSGIGLSDGKELSALNRLAIHISGRIFTKAVEDKAIAERAVQQSGLDWIIVRPPALSDTAATSKYTAGPLIRISPLRPLSFADCADCLVRAATNEPTWVRKIVNVGR, from the coding sequence ATGAAGATAGCGGTAATAGGAGCAACAGGAGCGACTGGCAGGAAAGTGGTAGAGCGAGCACTTGATTCAGGACATGAAGTGATAGCCGTAGCTCGTCGGCCAGAAACCATCGCTTCCACAGTGCGTCTCAGCGTCCGACAGGGCAATGTACTTGATAGGACGAGTATTACCAACGCTTTGGCCGATACAGATGTGGTGATTAGTTGCCTGGGTCCTACAGGGAATTTTCCGCAAGGTATCGTCACATCGGAGGGAATCTCGAACATCCGTAAAAACTTTTCGCCAGGCACTACCATGTCGGTGGGGATTACGAATATTCTGGCGGCCTGCGAGAGCAAGGGAGTGAAGCGCTTTGTGATGCAGAGTGGCATTGGTCTGAGCGATGGAAAAGAACTCTCAGCATTAAATCGCCTGGCCATACATATCTCGGGTCGCATTTTCACGAAGGCGGTGGAGGATAAAGCTATTGCCGAGCGTGCAGTACAACAGAGCGGATTAGATTGGATTATTGTACGACCGCCAGCTCTCAGCGACACCGCGGCTACTTCGAAATATACAGCGGGCCCTTTGATCCGCATTTCTCCGCTAAGACCGCTTTCTTTCGCAGATTGCGCGGACTGTCTCGTGAGAGCGGCCACGAATGAGCCAACCTGGGTTAGGAAAATCGTTAATGTTGGGCGATAA